A single genomic interval of Sinorhizobium garamanticum harbors:
- a CDS encoding Lrp/AsnC family transcriptional regulator: MLDERDRKLLALLQEDGSVAMSDLAERVNLSLSACSRRIQRLEEAGYIARRIAVLDREKMGVPTTVFALIKTAHHSDEWIEKFRRAISDIPEIVEAHRLTGNYDYIVKVVLPRVEHYDVVYKQIVRKVELFDVSASISMEVLKSGTAVPVGYAE, encoded by the coding sequence GTGTTGGATGAGAGAGACCGGAAGCTGCTGGCGCTCCTGCAGGAGGATGGCAGCGTGGCCATGAGCGACCTGGCGGAGCGTGTGAACCTGTCGCTTTCCGCCTGTTCGCGCCGCATTCAGCGCCTGGAGGAAGCAGGCTACATCGCGCGACGCATCGCCGTGCTCGACCGCGAAAAGATGGGTGTGCCGACCACGGTGTTTGCGCTGATCAAGACCGCGCATCACTCCGACGAATGGATCGAAAAGTTCCGGCGCGCAATCAGCGATATTCCTGAGATCGTCGAGGCGCACCGGCTCACCGGCAACTACGACTATATCGTCAAGGTCGTGCTCCCGCGCGTGGAGCATTACGACGTGGTCTACAAGCAGATCGTTCGAAAGGTGGAACTCTTCGACGTTTCGGCGTCTATTTCCATGGAAGTCTTGAAAAGCGGCACGGCCGTGCCGGTCGGTTATGCGGAGTAG